In a genomic window of Desulforegula conservatrix Mb1Pa:
- a CDS encoding S1 domain-containing protein, producing MKLEDLESIMDEAVFVAFLGHFGGRRLYVPKNMGADHPISLVIGLEAATALSDYLQGESVDLPTLDRYNRRIKRRKILELRKKGVSFDMIAWEIGCSRRFVIQICADGREEIEAERPEPKFRQLELF from the coding sequence ATGAAACTCGAAGACCTTGAAAGCATAATGGATGAAGCTGTTTTCGTGGCTTTCCTCGGCCATTTCGGAGGCCGAAGGCTCTACGTCCCCAAAAATATGGGCGCGGATCATCCAATTTCCCTGGTCATTGGCCTTGAGGCCGCAACCGCGCTTTCAGATTACCTTCAGGGCGAGTCCGTGGATCTTCCCACGCTTGACAGATACAATCGCAGAATCAAACGCCGCAAAATCCTTGAGCTAAGAAAAAAAGGCGTCAGTTTTGATATGATCGCCTGGGAAATCGGATGTTCAAGACGCTTTGTGATTCAAATCTGCGCGGATGGCCGGGAAGAAATAGAGGCTGAAAGGCCGGAGCCTAAGTTCAGGCAGTTGGAGTTGTTTTGA